One Paraburkholderia aromaticivorans genomic region harbors:
- a CDS encoding undecaprenyl-diphosphate phosphatase, producing MNLSFLIFLSVLQGVTELFPVSSLGHTLLVPALFGMHIDKHAPQLLPFLVALHLGTALALLWYFRKRWCALVRGFFASFGGRRNDDAHMMWALIIGTIPAGLVGLLLEKRLERLFHDLRIVAIALIVNGVLLWFGDRLQRSRAHQAPEKLSFGQAFFVGLAQIGALIPGFSRSGLTMIAGNAAGLTAEKSAEFSFLLGTPIIFAAGVLELPKLFHAPGQLADALLGGVLTAIAAYLSVRFLMRYFEGRGRLASFGVYCVIAGIVFLGWFMLHPQPV from the coding sequence GTGAACCTGTCGTTTCTCATTTTCCTGAGCGTGCTGCAAGGCGTCACCGAACTGTTTCCGGTGAGCAGCCTCGGCCATACGTTGCTCGTACCCGCACTGTTCGGTATGCATATCGACAAACACGCGCCGCAATTGCTGCCGTTCCTCGTCGCGTTGCATCTCGGCACGGCGCTCGCGCTGCTGTGGTACTTCCGCAAACGCTGGTGCGCGCTGGTACGCGGCTTCTTCGCGTCGTTCGGCGGCCGCCGCAACGACGACGCGCACATGATGTGGGCACTCATCATCGGCACGATTCCGGCGGGTCTGGTCGGACTGCTGCTGGAAAAGCGGCTCGAGCGGCTTTTCCACGACCTGCGGATCGTCGCGATCGCGCTGATCGTCAACGGCGTACTGCTGTGGTTCGGCGATCGCCTGCAGCGCTCGCGTGCGCATCAGGCACCGGAGAAGCTGAGTTTCGGCCAGGCGTTTTTTGTCGGTCTCGCGCAGATCGGCGCGTTGATTCCGGGTTTCTCGCGCAGTGGTCTGACGATGATCGCCGGCAATGCGGCCGGCCTGACGGCGGAGAAGTCGGCGGAATTCTCGTTCCTGCTCGGTACGCCGATCATCTTCGCGGCCGGCGTGCTCGAGTTGCCGAAGCTGTTCCATGCGCCGGGCCAACTCGCCGACGCGTTGCTCGGCGGCGTGCTGACCGCGATCGCCGCCTATCTCAGCGTGCGTTTCCTGATGCGCTATTTCGAAGGCCGCGGACGTCTGGCGTCGTTCGGCGTGTATTGCGTGATCGCCGGTATCGTGTTCCTCGGCTGGTTCATGCTGCATCCGCAACCGGTCTGA
- a CDS encoding aldose epimerase produces the protein MPLSPQQDILEIAQDASVLRFAPQAGGRLMSWTIDGEEVIRWPEHADWSQPARIRGGNPLLFPFLGRHRLDGKIGYWRDAQGTVRELPMHGFARDLPFEAHADVHGAGLRLILTDSEATRGGYPFGFRFEAAYNLVDAHTLDVTFTTTNTGDTRLPYYAGHHFYFTLPHTQRGETSLELPRTQRCYQQEDGSISAAEPGEARYTLDEARIHDRFHCLVGTPDQPVRLIAPGLDRLVTIDLQRPGSVPWYAVTTWTEAAESDFYCVEPWLGLPDAIHNGMGLRWLEAGQTEVAALRISVTRLG, from the coding sequence ATGCCCCTCTCCCCGCAACAGGACATTCTCGAGATCGCCCAGGACGCCTCCGTGCTCCGTTTCGCGCCGCAAGCCGGCGGCCGACTGATGTCGTGGACGATCGACGGCGAAGAAGTCATCCGTTGGCCGGAGCATGCCGACTGGAGCCAGCCGGCGCGGATTCGCGGCGGCAACCCGTTGCTGTTCCCGTTTCTCGGCCGGCATCGGCTCGACGGCAAGATCGGTTATTGGCGTGACGCTCAGGGCACGGTGCGCGAACTGCCGATGCACGGCTTCGCCCGCGACCTGCCGTTCGAAGCCCACGCCGACGTGCACGGCGCCGGCCTGCGCTTGATCCTGACCGACAGCGAGGCAACCCGCGGCGGCTATCCATTCGGCTTCCGTTTCGAGGCCGCCTACAACCTCGTCGATGCGCACACGCTCGACGTCACGTTCACCACCACCAATACCGGCGATACGCGCCTGCCCTACTACGCCGGCCATCACTTCTACTTCACGCTGCCGCACACGCAGCGTGGCGAAACCTCGCTGGAGCTGCCGCGCACGCAACGGTGCTATCAGCAGGAGGACGGTTCGATCAGCGCAGCCGAGCCCGGCGAAGCGCGCTATACGCTCGACGAGGCGCGCATCCATGACCGCTTCCATTGCCTCGTCGGCACGCCGGATCAACCGGTGCGGCTCATCGCGCCGGGTCTCGACCGGCTCGTCACCATCGACCTGCAACGGCCGGGCTCGGTGCCCTGGTACGCCGTGACCACGTGGACCGAAGCCGCGGAGTCGGACTTCTACTGTGTCGAACCGTGGCTCGGACTGCCGGACGCGATCCACAACGGCATGGGTCTGCGCTGGCTCGAAGCGGGGCAGACCGAGGTCGCCGCGCTGCGCATCAGCGTGACCAGGCTGGGTTGA
- a CDS encoding peptidoglycan DD-metalloendopeptidase family protein: MVNPTRMMKRLACASLVALLAACGSAPVGPGFYRVERGDTLSKIARSSRQSVQSIVRWNNLNNPDSIEVGQVLRVAPPGGAASTSGAVRSSGSGSASATPRPAPTDSAPSAAPASTISLVWPADGTVIRRFDGGNSKGIDISSAAGTPVVAAAPGTVVYAGNGLRGYGNLLILKHNAEYLTAYAHNRALLVKEGQSVTRGEKIAEMGDTDTDRVMLHFELRYQGRSIDPSRALPPR; encoded by the coding sequence ATGGTTAACCCAACAAGAATGATGAAACGGCTCGCCTGCGCGTCGTTGGTGGCACTGCTCGCCGCGTGCGGGTCGGCGCCGGTGGGGCCGGGCTTTTATCGGGTGGAACGGGGCGATACGCTGTCGAAGATCGCGCGCAGTAGCCGGCAATCGGTGCAAAGTATCGTGCGGTGGAACAATCTGAACAATCCGGACAGCATCGAGGTCGGCCAGGTGCTGCGCGTCGCGCCGCCGGGCGGCGCGGCATCGACCAGCGGCGCGGTACGCAGCAGCGGAAGCGGCAGCGCTTCGGCCACACCGCGCCCGGCGCCGACCGATAGCGCGCCGTCCGCCGCGCCGGCTTCGACGATCTCGCTGGTATGGCCGGCCGACGGCACGGTCATCCGGCGTTTCGACGGCGGCAATTCGAAGGGCATCGATATCTCGTCGGCAGCGGGCACGCCCGTCGTCGCCGCGGCGCCCGGCACGGTCGTGTACGCCGGCAACGGCTTACGCGGCTACGGCAATCTGCTGATTCTCAAGCACAACGCCGAGTATCTGACCGCCTACGCGCACAACCGCGCGCTGCTGGTGAAGGAAGGCCAGTCGGTCACGCGCGGCGAGAAAATTGCCGAGATGGGCGACACCGATACCGACCGCGTGATGCTGCACTTCGAACTGCGCTATCAGGGCCGTTCAATCGATCCGTCGCGGGCTCTGCCGCCCCGCTAG
- a CDS encoding pentapeptide repeat-containing protein yields MSLDSTAPASGAQAHVVTDAALTRAEVERLIAANLTGNKAPLHFTDCDFEGVDLSRLDLRGAEFHRCTIVETSFFGATLAHTRWVRCRGRQADFASADLVDAAFQSSDLNNTSWRRAKLASASFHSCKLTGANFEACTALGLSFVETLLVGAHLRGLSFRKATLQQLDFSDADLAGVDFREAIFDGGSLKDAHLKGARFDGADLREADLSGVRLVDAALFKGATISHAQAAVLVTELGLRVM; encoded by the coding sequence ATGTCACTGGATTCAACGGCGCCGGCTTCGGGCGCGCAAGCTCATGTCGTGACCGACGCCGCGCTCACGCGCGCCGAGGTGGAGCGACTCATCGCGGCAAACCTCACCGGCAATAAGGCGCCGCTTCATTTCACCGACTGCGATTTTGAAGGCGTCGACCTGTCGCGACTCGATCTGCGCGGCGCCGAGTTTCACCGTTGCACGATCGTCGAGACGTCGTTTTTTGGCGCGACGCTCGCGCATACCCGCTGGGTCCGTTGCCGTGGCCGCCAAGCGGATTTCGCATCGGCTGACCTGGTGGACGCGGCGTTTCAGTCGAGCGACCTGAACAACACCAGTTGGCGGCGCGCCAAGCTCGCGTCGGCGTCGTTTCATAGCTGCAAGCTGACCGGCGCCAATTTCGAAGCATGCACGGCGCTGGGTTTGAGCTTCGTCGAAACGCTGCTGGTCGGCGCACATCTGCGCGGCCTGTCATTTCGCAAAGCCACCCTGCAACAGCTGGATTTCTCCGATGCCGATCTTGCCGGCGTCGACTTCCGTGAAGCGATCTTCGACGGCGGCAGCCTGAAGGATGCCCATTTGAAGGGCGCGCGTTTCGACGGCGCGGACCTGCGCGAAGCGGACCTCAGCGGCGTGCGGCTCGTGGACGCGGCGCTCTTCAAGGGCGCGACGATCTCGCATGCCCAGGCGGCCGTGCTCGTCACCGAGCTGGGTTTGCGGGTCATGTGA
- a CDS encoding DUF2288 domain-containing protein → MTSNDATHSPLYAKLLAETAKIGWTELERFFARGILLRVARDLDLVSVAEAIAGDDTTQVTQWLSSGLVERVQAETAADFAARDPDLWAVVVSPWVCVQERS, encoded by the coding sequence ATGACTTCCAACGACGCCACCCATAGCCCGCTGTACGCCAAGCTGCTCGCCGAAACCGCCAAGATCGGCTGGACCGAACTCGAACGTTTCTTCGCGCGCGGCATCTTGCTGCGCGTCGCGCGCGACCTCGATCTGGTGAGCGTTGCCGAAGCCATCGCCGGCGACGACACCACGCAGGTCACGCAATGGCTGTCCTCCGGGCTCGTCGAGCGCGTGCAGGCGGAAACCGCCGCCGACTTCGCCGCGCGCGACCCGGATCTCTGGGCCGTCGTCGTCTCGCCCTGGGTGTGCGTGCAGGAACGCAGTTGA